GCAGCCTGGTATTTTTTACCCATCAGACAGATATCCTGTAACTTATCCATTAGTACTATTTCCAGCTCGCCGCCATCCGGCAGGTCGGGAATATAATTCGACTGCCTGGTTTTAATTGACACACTCTGAATATTCTGTGTTACCGATCCGTCAGGATTTGTATAGTATGATATAACAGTGTCCGGAAAGTTTACTATGTGAGCTACGGTAATAAGTGTAATTGTTCCGTGATCTTCCGAAATTACGGTGGCTGTCCCGGAAGCAGTCCTGTTAAAAAAAATCATATTCCGTGCGGATTTCTCCAGATCGATCCGTTTCAAATCTTTTGCCGATAATTTAAGCTCCTGATCGAAGAGATAGCTGTTGTAGAAGGCAATACAGTTTAAAAGTTTTATGGAGTTGCTTACTTCCTCGAGTTGTTTTGATGAATTTTTATAAGGGAATTCGCTGTCGTATCTTCCGTCGGTTAATGTGGGAAATACTGTTTCGTATACGGAGGTGCATGCAATCAGTGTTAGGGATAAGAATGATAAAGCCGCAAGAGAAATTCTTTTCCGGAGAAGCATAGGGCACCTATTATGATTTATGTTCACACTCAATCTAAATCAAATATATTTCTTTAGAAAGAGTAAAATAATCGGTTCGTTTGGTGTCCGGTAATATCTATCTTTTTTCCATTTCCCCTTGATAATTCATTTGATTCTGCATCCATGCCTCACGTAGAGCTAACTGTTCCTTTGTCGGATTTTCAATTACTTTAAAGAGATGACGTATCTTCCTCGGCTGCATGGTTACCGTTACTTCTTTCTCTTCTCCGTCACGCAGAATTGAGATATTAAAACTCTCGCCGACTTTCAGTTTTGCAAGCGGAGCCAAAATCTGCTGGGCATTCTGCATTGTCAATTCGGTACCTTCAAATTTGTAAAGCTGATCGCCGCTTTGTAATTGCGCACCCTCGGATTTTTCAACATTAGTTACAATAAACTTGCCGTCTTTAAATCCGATTCCGAAGCCGAGTCCTGTTCTTGTCGAATCATAACCGGCGTTTTCAGTATAATCGATTCCGAGTTTGTGGAAATACTCTTTCACGGGAAGCTGATCCGTTCCATCAATATAGCTGTTGATGAAATTTTTTATTTCGGGATAAGTAATATTGACCAGTTCGTTAAAGAAACCAGATTCGCTGAAAGATTTTCTCGCCCCGTATTTCTTTGCCAGTTCAATTATTAATTCCCTCAAACCTTTTTTTCCTCCTGATAATTCAAGAAGCCTGATATCGAGCAGAGTTGCCACTACAGAACCCTTGTTATAAATGTTGAAATACTGATCCTGTCTTTCCGTCGACTGAACTCCTAAAGTTGTAAGGGAAACAGACTGGTCGTAATTATCATTGACAGTTAGTTTCTGGCGGACCTGGCGGAGGTAGTCTTCCAGGCTTGTCAGATAATCCCTTAATTGTAAAATATCCGATGCCCACTCTGTAACACCTTCGTAAAACCAGAGATGTCTGGACATAACAGGCTTCTCGTAGTTGAAGTTTTCAACAAGTTCGCTGTGAATCATCAATGGTGTTACAATATGGAAAAACTCATGCGCTGCAGTCGAACGCAGCTCTGAAATGTATTGTTCATCTAAGTTTTGTTCCTTAAAAACATATATCGAGCTGTAATTGTGTTCCCAG
This Melioribacteraceae bacterium DNA region includes the following protein-coding sequences:
- a CDS encoding serine protease; amino-acid sequence: MLLRKRISLAALSFLSLTLIACTSVYETVFPTLTDGRYDSEFPYKNSSKQLEEVSNSIKLLNCIAFYNSYLFDQELKLSAKDLKRIDLEKSARNMIFFNRTASGTATVISEDHGTITLITVAHIVNFPDTVISYYTNPDGSVTQNIQSVSIKTRQSNYIPDLPDGGELEIVLMDKLQDICLMGKKYQAAKGASVEVFQYPWGNSNELEWGSFVYVFGYPMNFKMISKGIVSSPGREKNSFLIDAVFNRGSSGGVVLAIRDGVPNFELVGLVKSVPADYQYTIHPITKTQELEYNPMIPYKGEVYVQKEQVLRTGITKVIGIEAIEEFLLSNKTFLISKGYYIKSLFDRD
- a CDS encoding PDZ domain-containing protein, giving the protein MKNKLELILAVILFSFLLNISLSSQHKFQINLNDRSDDLFKVTLIPEKLSEKNKIYQFAATAPGTYQIMDIGRYVKNFNAFDADGSEVPVKQLSVNQWELSNPGKVSKIEYSIAETWDTPMDKNPVYPMCGSSLEEDHALINGQTVFGYFHGMQKYPIEIKLDYPAGWEVGTALTKNGNGYYFAPDYDFIVDSPILLGNLSKASTKIENTVVDVFTYSKTGLAKSGSILLSLEDILSATKQFLNGLPVERYVFLFHFENFSAGAWEHNYSSIYVFKEQNLDEQYISELRSTAAHEFFHIVTPLMIHSELVENFNYEKPVMSRHLWFYEGVTEWASDILQLRDYLTSLEDYLRQVRQKLTVNDNYDQSVSLTTLGVQSTERQDQYFNIYNKGSVVATLLDIRLLELSGGKKGLRELIIELAKKYGARKSFSESGFFNELVNITYPEIKNFINSYIDGTDQLPVKEYFHKLGIDYTENAGYDSTRTGLGFGIGFKDGKFIVTNVEKSEGAQLQSGDQLYKFEGTELTMQNAQQILAPLAKLKVGESFNISILRDGEEKEVTVTMQPRKIRHLFKVIENPTKEQLALREAWMQNQMNYQGEMEKR